In one Hymenobacter sp. DG25B genomic region, the following are encoded:
- a CDS encoding inositol monophosphatase family protein produces MIDFNQLSLQVAEVARRAGQFIHQEAATFDRGRIQHKGLHDMVSYVDQEAEKLLVAGLRELLPEAGFITEEGTTGGSSQATSAGTGLTWIIDPLDGTTNFIHGLPIYSVSVALMQGRELVIGVVYEVNQQECFRAVRGGGAFCNEQPIRVSSTQDLNHSLIATGFPYSNFNRIDTYLPILKEFMRRTNGVRRVGSAAIDLAWVAAGRFDGYFEFNINSYDVAAGILLVREAGGHVTQFLHDGDPIFGREVVASNTAVHAEMQEVIGEHWPAHAPA; encoded by the coding sequence ATGATTGATTTCAACCAACTCAGCCTGCAGGTAGCCGAGGTAGCCCGCCGGGCCGGCCAGTTCATTCACCAGGAAGCCGCCACCTTCGACCGCGGCCGCATCCAGCACAAAGGCCTGCACGATATGGTTTCCTACGTGGACCAGGAAGCGGAAAAGCTGCTGGTGGCCGGGCTGCGGGAGTTACTGCCTGAGGCCGGCTTCATTACCGAAGAAGGCACCACCGGCGGCAGCAGCCAGGCCACCAGCGCCGGCACCGGGCTAACCTGGATTATTGACCCCCTGGATGGCACCACCAACTTCATCCACGGCCTGCCCATCTATTCCGTGAGCGTGGCTTTGATGCAGGGCCGTGAGCTGGTAATTGGCGTGGTGTATGAGGTAAACCAGCAGGAATGCTTCCGGGCCGTGCGCGGCGGCGGGGCCTTCTGCAACGAGCAGCCCATCCGGGTTTCCTCCACCCAGGACCTGAACCATTCCCTCATTGCCACGGGCTTCCCCTACAGCAACTTCAACCGCATCGATACCTACCTGCCCATCCTGAAGGAGTTTATGCGCCGCACCAACGGCGTGCGCCGCGTAGGCTCCGCCGCCATTGACCTGGCCTGGGTGGCCGCCGGCCGCTTCGATGGCTATTTCGAGTTCAACATCAACTCCTACGATGTAGCCGCCGGTATTCTGCTGGTGCGCGAGGCCGGCGGCCACGTTACGCAGTTTCTGCACGATGGCGACCCAATCTTCGGGCGGGAAGTGGTGGCTTCCAACACCGCCGTGCACGCCGAGATGCAGGAGGTAATTGGGGAGCACTGGCCAGCGCACGCGCCGGCCTAA